From a single Cyclobacterium marinum DSM 745 genomic region:
- a CDS encoding vWA domain-containing protein, with product MIWAYPDNSLMITLIAIFILLYGLYLYRFWKINQKITVKKRRLVWKMILRSLYFSLFLIALAGPSIGSAMKEIKQEGKDIFLAIDLSRSMNAEDINPSRLQRVKFELKNLVKNFSSDRLGIIIFSSEAFIQCPLTFDQNVIQLHLDGLNSGLVPNSGTDIAAPLKLAFSKFQSDESQEPKSKAIILISDGEDFGEGLEETLNDLNSDGIKVFSMGIGTANGSTIPRGSGVVIDQSTNRPAISKLTSDNLKKIANDTGGGYFELSSDQNDIPQLIDAISKLEGTVMASRTVEASSNKYFYFLLAALFLAIVDAILPVRTLSF from the coding sequence ATGATTTGGGCATATCCTGACAATAGTTTAATGATAACTCTGATAGCAATATTCATTTTGCTATATGGGTTATACCTTTACCGATTTTGGAAAATCAATCAAAAAATCACTGTTAAAAAGCGGCGATTGGTATGGAAAATGATTTTACGGAGTTTGTATTTTTCCTTATTTCTAATCGCTTTGGCAGGACCTTCCATTGGTAGTGCAATGAAGGAGATTAAACAAGAAGGAAAAGATATATTTCTTGCCATAGACCTTTCCAGATCTATGAATGCGGAGGATATTAACCCCAGCAGACTACAACGGGTAAAATTTGAATTAAAAAATTTGGTGAAAAACTTCAGTTCAGACAGATTGGGAATCATCATATTTTCCTCGGAGGCTTTTATCCAATGCCCCTTAACTTTCGATCAAAATGTGATACAATTGCACCTAGACGGTTTAAACAGCGGGTTGGTTCCAAATTCCGGGACTGATATAGCTGCTCCGCTAAAACTCGCTTTCAGCAAGTTTCAATCAGATGAAAGTCAAGAGCCCAAATCGAAAGCCATAATTTTAATAAGTGATGGTGAAGATTTTGGAGAAGGTCTGGAAGAAACCCTAAACGATTTAAATTCAGACGGAATTAAAGTTTTCAGCATGGGAATAGGAACGGCTAATGGAAGTACGATTCCGCGTGGTAGTGGTGTGGTAATAGACCAATCAACCAATAGACCTGCTATTTCCAAACTAACTTCAGACAATTTAAAAAAGATCGCCAATGATACCGGAGGGGGTTATTTTGAATTGAGCAGTGATCAAAATGATATTCCTCAATTGATCGATGCCATCTCAAAATTAGAAGGCACCGTTATGGCAAGTAGAACTGTTGAGGCTTCCTCAAACAAATATTTCTACTTCCTTTTGGCAGCATTATTTCTAGCCATTGTAGATGCCATACTCCCTGTCAGAACATTATCCTTTTAA
- a CDS encoding TonB-dependent receptor, whose amino-acid sequence MNLFSTLSLSQLFVVFFTVNLFSAYESMAQGPANLEGQVFDSGSGEPLLGATVFWTSQPTRGTITDENGFFSLEIDSLPNVLNIRFLGYEPISRPVNEKAEFKSNKFFLSPEEMNLSEVVVSERKQDYNVKSTAIGKNEISGAELKRIPALFGEVDLLRSIQLLPGVNTAGEGTTGLFVRGGSSDQNLIQIDGAPIYNPSHFFGFFSVFNPDAISDVALYKGNIPANFGGRASSLVDISLREGNTQKLKGEGGIGSISSRITLDGPLFSEDASFLVSARRTYADVFLGFSSNESIRENQLYFYDLSGKLMWRNGEKDKFTFSTYYGSDFLGLSEQFGLGWNNWINSFNWDRQINERMFLDVTAYYSFYKYKITVTDEDNGFDWSNYFSESGGKATFNYVPNENIDLKFGLHSQLYYFARVDLEFADSENLEPFESSTRVGFQNSFFIAGNAELTNNLSVEAGLRWSAYQQIGDGVNYLYENDDPTIDGVVSDTLNYSFGERMKFYEGLEPRLALRYLISDDLALKGSFNRNFQYIQVASNSSAGLPIDRWIPAGKYIDPIRSDQVSVGVFKNLYDNKWELSLEGYYRDFRNIIDLKQDANVLFKDNVETEILAGDGWAYGLEFLLRKNIGKTTGWLSYTWSRVYRQIEGINQGLPYNPRFDRPHDLSLVLTHELSDRLSLSGTFLYTTGVAVTFPVGSYVVDNQRIPLYDAYRNNSRFPDYHRMDLSLTLKNKDKGRWWKGSWNFSIYNLYGRKNPFSYEFRDIENNDINFDSGEGIAVTSQRPGVVMTYLFGILPSVTYNFNF is encoded by the coding sequence ATGAACCTTTTCTCCACGCTATCTTTAAGCCAATTATTCGTTGTTTTTTTTACTGTAAATTTATTCAGTGCCTATGAATCAATGGCTCAAGGCCCTGCCAACTTGGAAGGGCAGGTATTTGACAGTGGGTCAGGAGAGCCATTATTAGGTGCCACTGTGTTCTGGACAAGCCAGCCTACAAGAGGTACGATAACTGATGAAAATGGTTTTTTCTCTCTTGAGATTGACTCACTTCCTAATGTGCTAAACATACGATTTTTAGGTTATGAACCAATTAGCAGGCCAGTTAATGAGAAGGCTGAGTTCAAGTCCAATAAATTTTTCCTCAGTCCTGAAGAGATGAATTTGTCTGAAGTAGTAGTTTCTGAGCGTAAGCAAGACTATAATGTGAAAAGCACTGCCATTGGGAAAAACGAAATTTCAGGAGCCGAGTTAAAAAGGATTCCGGCGCTTTTTGGAGAGGTGGATTTATTAAGAAGTATTCAGCTTCTGCCGGGTGTTAATACTGCAGGAGAAGGAACTACCGGTTTATTTGTCAGAGGAGGTTCTTCCGATCAAAATTTGATACAAATAGATGGTGCGCCAATTTACAATCCTTCTCATTTCTTTGGTTTCTTCTCTGTTTTTAATCCGGATGCTATCAGCGACGTGGCATTGTATAAAGGAAATATTCCTGCCAATTTTGGTGGAAGAGCATCTTCTCTAGTCGATATTTCTTTGAGAGAAGGGAACACCCAAAAATTAAAGGGAGAAGGAGGAATAGGGAGTATCAGTTCTAGGATCACCTTGGACGGACCTCTGTTTTCGGAAGATGCCTCATTTCTGGTATCAGCCAGAAGAACCTATGCTGACGTTTTTTTGGGTTTTTCCTCTAACGAATCTATAAGGGAAAATCAATTGTACTTTTATGACCTAAGCGGCAAATTAATGTGGCGCAATGGTGAGAAGGATAAATTTACTTTCTCAACTTACTACGGCAGTGATTTCCTAGGATTATCTGAGCAGTTTGGCTTGGGATGGAACAATTGGATTAATTCATTCAATTGGGATAGACAAATTAATGAACGGATGTTTTTGGATGTAACGGCATATTATAGTTTTTATAAATATAAAATTACCGTTACTGATGAAGACAATGGGTTTGATTGGTCGAATTATTTTTCAGAAAGTGGAGGCAAAGCTACTTTTAACTATGTTCCCAATGAAAATATTGATCTTAAGTTCGGACTCCACAGTCAGCTTTATTATTTTGCTCGTGTAGACCTGGAATTTGCCGATTCAGAAAACTTAGAGCCTTTTGAATCAAGCACAAGGGTTGGGTTTCAAAATAGTTTTTTTATTGCCGGAAATGCTGAATTAACAAATAATCTGAGTGTAGAGGCAGGCCTTAGGTGGTCTGCTTATCAGCAAATTGGGGATGGGGTAAATTACCTTTATGAAAATGATGATCCAACAATAGACGGAGTGGTGTCCGATACCTTGAATTACAGTTTTGGAGAAAGGATGAAATTTTATGAGGGCCTTGAGCCAAGACTTGCCCTTAGGTATCTTATTTCTGATGATTTGGCCTTAAAAGGAAGTTTTAACCGTAATTTCCAATACATTCAGGTGGCCTCCAATTCTTCTGCGGGCCTGCCCATAGACCGATGGATTCCTGCTGGCAAATACATTGATCCTATACGTAGCGATCAAGTTTCAGTAGGAGTTTTTAAAAACCTATATGACAATAAGTGGGAGCTTTCTTTGGAAGGTTATTACCGGGATTTTAGAAATATCATAGACCTCAAGCAAGATGCCAATGTGCTGTTTAAAGACAATGTGGAGACAGAGATATTGGCTGGTGATGGTTGGGCATATGGACTGGAATTTTTGTTAAGGAAAAATATTGGAAAAACGACAGGTTGGCTGAGTTATACTTGGTCAAGGGTTTACAGACAAATTGAAGGAATCAATCAAGGCCTTCCTTATAATCCTCGTTTTGATAGACCTCACGATTTGAGCTTGGTTCTTACGCATGAGCTTTCAGATCGTCTTTCCTTATCCGGTACTTTTCTGTACACCACAGGAGTTGCAGTTACCTTTCCTGTGGGGTCTTATGTTGTTGATAACCAAAGAATACCATTGTATGATGCTTATAGGAACAATAGCCGTTTCCCGGATTACCATAGAATGGACTTATCATTGACGCTCAAGAATAAGGATAAAGGTCGATGGTGGAAAGGAAGTTGGAATTTCAGTATATATAACCTTTATGGACGGAAAAATCCATTTTCTTACGAGTTTAGGGATATAGAAAACAACGATATTAATTTTGATTCCGGTGAGGGAATAGCTGTCACCTCTCAAAGACCCGGTGTGGTAATGACTTATTTGTTTGGAATATTGCCTTCAGTAACATACAATTTTAACTTTTAG
- a CDS encoding SDR family NAD(P)-dependent oxidoreductase, translating into MKIAITGATSGIGTEKVKALAPLCEQMFLLVRDEKKARDLIQSLPSHQEKISVIYCDLSDLSSVAKTATTLSQKTTHLDVLINNAGGIFPDKTITTEGHELTFCVNHLGHFLLTYLTMPLLTSDKGGKIISVSSEAHRAAKVNEEDLELKNDFSSFKAYANVKLYNLLFTKSLAEKFNAKKIEAYALHPGVVNTNFGTQSKGIFKFLLYLAKPFMISPKEGAQTGIHLATHQLDPKSNGGYFKKRKLAKASKDASSKKLRDLLWAYSLKQIEPYLSEK; encoded by the coding sequence ATGAAAATCGCAATCACAGGAGCCACCTCAGGAATAGGGACAGAAAAAGTGAAAGCCCTAGCACCATTGTGTGAACAAATGTTTCTTTTGGTAAGAGACGAAAAAAAAGCAAGAGACCTTATTCAATCACTACCCTCGCATCAAGAAAAAATCAGTGTGATTTATTGTGATCTTTCTGACCTTAGCTCCGTGGCAAAAACAGCGACAACTTTATCTCAAAAAACCACTCATTTGGATGTCCTCATCAACAATGCCGGAGGGATTTTTCCTGATAAAACCATTACTACAGAAGGGCACGAGCTTACTTTTTGTGTCAACCATCTGGGCCACTTTCTACTAACTTACCTTACCATGCCTCTTCTAACTTCCGACAAGGGTGGGAAGATTATTAGTGTCAGCTCAGAAGCACATAGAGCGGCTAAGGTAAATGAGGAAGACCTAGAACTAAAAAATGATTTTTCTTCCTTTAAGGCTTATGCAAATGTGAAACTATACAATTTGCTCTTTACAAAGTCTCTGGCAGAAAAATTCAATGCTAAAAAAATTGAGGCCTATGCTTTACACCCCGGGGTGGTCAACACCAATTTTGGCACACAAAGCAAGGGGATTTTTAAGTTTTTGCTTTATCTGGCAAAACCTTTTATGATTAGCCCCAAGGAAGGAGCGCAAACCGGAATACACCTAGCTACACACCAATTGGACCCCAAAAGCAATGGAGGGTATTTCAAAAAAAGGAAATTGGCTAAAGCCTCAAAGGATGCTTCTTCTAAAAAGCTAAGGGATCTACTTTGGGCGTACAGTTTAAAACAAATAGAACCATATTTGAGTGAAAAGTAA
- a CDS encoding 1-acyl-sn-glycerol-3-phosphate acyltransferase, giving the protein MTKKKFVEIEKVIGNKNPSLLKWIPGFLLSYIKRIAHETEVNEIMEKHAELKELAFVNALIEEFGMEIEVKNESNIPITGNVIFASNHPLGGLDGIVLMHVLGKFRKDLRFLVNDVLMNIPNFGKLFVPVNKHGGHGKRGVEKIEATYAAENGVIIFPAGLVSRKQEDGIKDLEWKKSFINKAKKYKKDVVPIYIEGRNSSFFYNLANLRKKLGVKANVEMFYLADEMFGQKNKKIVVHIGKPISYKYFDASKTDRYWAEEVKKIVYNIVQNK; this is encoded by the coding sequence GTGACAAAGAAAAAATTCGTTGAGATAGAGAAAGTAATAGGGAATAAAAATCCAAGTTTATTGAAGTGGATTCCCGGATTTTTGCTCTCCTATATCAAAAGAATTGCTCACGAGACAGAAGTCAATGAGATAATGGAAAAACATGCCGAATTGAAGGAATTGGCTTTTGTAAATGCCTTGATTGAGGAATTCGGAATGGAAATAGAAGTTAAGAATGAATCCAATATTCCCATAACCGGAAATGTTATCTTTGCTTCTAACCATCCATTAGGTGGCTTGGACGGTATTGTTCTGATGCATGTTCTTGGCAAATTCAGAAAGGATCTGAGGTTTTTAGTTAATGATGTTTTGATGAACATTCCTAATTTCGGAAAGTTGTTTGTTCCCGTAAATAAACATGGAGGTCATGGCAAGAGAGGCGTAGAGAAGATAGAAGCTACTTATGCAGCAGAAAATGGAGTCATTATCTTTCCGGCAGGGTTGGTTTCCAGAAAACAAGAGGATGGCATCAAAGATTTGGAATGGAAAAAAAGCTTCATCAACAAAGCAAAGAAGTATAAAAAAGATGTTGTTCCAATCTATATAGAAGGTAGAAATTCATCTTTTTTTTATAATTTGGCCAATCTTAGAAAAAAGTTGGGAGTTAAGGCCAATGTTGAAATGTTTTATTTGGCAGACGAAATGTTTGGTCAAAAAAACAAAAAAATTGTTGTCCATATAGGAAAACCGATTTCTTACAAGTATTTTGATGCTTCTAAAACGGATAGATATTGGGCAGAGGAGGTTAAAAAAATAGTATACAATATTGTCCAGAACAAGTAG
- a CDS encoding toxin-antitoxin system YwqK family antitoxin has translation MRLLIFYILLLITFISGKSYAQVHTTYYDAGETIIKEKFETTEGVPNGSYMLYDPQGHLIQVGQYENGNLSGIFYDLHPISQDTLKTTPYKNNQPHGNAKSYYPNGMVSQMASYQEGRIEGEIISYFPSGKLKSKTFFEKGKPHGPNIVYFENGSIHEHQRFKNGVLDGIQSEFDSTGQLIHEKNYRNGSLQGLSITYLPEGVKETEINYQNGIKHGQFVNYHPNGKIAIEGNYKRGLKHGKFIWMDESGNITKEKTYKEGKEESR, from the coding sequence ATGAGACTGCTTATTTTTTACATCCTGCTCCTAATTACTTTTATCTCCGGTAAATCGTACGCTCAAGTTCACACAACCTATTACGATGCAGGAGAAACCATCATTAAGGAAAAGTTTGAAACCACTGAAGGAGTGCCTAATGGCTCTTATATGTTGTATGATCCACAAGGCCATCTAATTCAAGTAGGACAGTATGAAAATGGCAATCTTTCAGGGATATTTTATGATTTGCATCCTATTAGTCAAGATACGCTAAAAACCACCCCCTATAAGAACAACCAACCACACGGCAATGCTAAATCTTACTATCCCAATGGAATGGTATCTCAAATGGCTTCCTACCAAGAGGGTCGAATTGAAGGGGAAATAATAAGTTATTTTCCATCCGGCAAATTAAAGAGCAAGACTTTTTTTGAAAAAGGAAAGCCTCATGGACCTAATATTGTTTATTTTGAAAATGGATCCATTCATGAGCACCAAAGATTTAAAAATGGTGTTTTAGATGGAATTCAATCCGAATTCGATTCCACAGGTCAATTGATCCATGAAAAAAATTACCGAAATGGAAGTTTACAAGGACTTTCGATCACCTATTTACCAGAGGGTGTCAAAGAAACGGAAATAAATTATCAAAATGGGATCAAACACGGGCAGTTTGTTAACTACCATCCCAATGGAAAAATTGCTATCGAAGGCAATTATAAGCGTGGTTTAAAGCATGGTAAATTTATTTGGATGGACGAATCCGGAAACATTACCAAAGAAAAAACATATAAGGAGGGTAAGGAGGAAAGTAGATAA
- a CDS encoding DUF4249 family protein — MKKIGIIIGLISLLSCQEEVQLDLGNVSKKPVIEAVWTNEVTENYVKISYTRDYFDTLANELVENASVSIIDNASGTLVDFMFEDELGYYTPLHGQTAIPGHSYTLKVIVDENEYTSEGLTQEPPILDSITYVFEEESFFSDEGYYLTVYGKIPFEEGNFYRLLLTKNDTLLNGRGDYFLFDDTFGTNVLDNGFELNGFAFEENDKVKLQLIRLNEDAYDYLNQFVSLLFNDGGLFSPPPENPESNIQAINGEDQVLGYFMTGSIISKTIKIEALESE; from the coding sequence ATGAAAAAAATTGGAATCATAATTGGCCTAATTTCTCTTCTGTCCTGTCAGGAGGAAGTGCAACTAGATTTAGGGAATGTTTCAAAAAAGCCGGTAATTGAGGCTGTCTGGACTAATGAAGTTACGGAGAACTATGTGAAAATTTCTTATACAAGAGACTATTTCGATACCTTGGCCAATGAATTGGTTGAAAATGCTTCCGTAAGTATCATAGACAATGCTTCCGGAACCTTGGTGGATTTCATGTTTGAAGATGAACTGGGATACTATACTCCTTTACACGGGCAAACAGCAATTCCAGGACACAGTTATACACTAAAAGTAATTGTGGATGAAAATGAATATACTAGTGAAGGCCTTACCCAAGAGCCTCCCATTTTAGACAGCATTACATATGTTTTTGAGGAGGAAAGCTTTTTCTCAGATGAAGGATATTACTTGACAGTTTATGGCAAGATTCCCTTTGAAGAAGGTAATTTTTACCGTTTATTACTTACTAAAAATGACACACTATTGAACGGTAGAGGTGATTATTTTCTTTTTGATGATACCTTTGGGACCAATGTGTTGGACAACGGGTTTGAGTTGAATGGATTTGCTTTTGAGGAAAACGATAAAGTAAAACTACAATTGATACGGTTGAATGAAGATGCATATGATTATTTAAATCAATTCGTTTCATTACTCTTTAATGATGGGGGACTTTTTAGCCCTCCTCCGGAAAATCCTGAATCGAATATTCAAGCAATTAACGGAGAAGATCAGGTTTTGGGATACTTTATGACAGGGTCAATTATCTCAAAAACAATAAAGATAGAGGCGCTCGAATCCGAGTAA
- a CDS encoding acetyl-CoA C-acyltransferase — protein sequence MKEVYIVAAARTPIGGFGGKLSSLSASELGSIAIKSVLEKSGLQNFEVIDEVLMGNVLSANLGQAPARQAAIKAGLPSSIPCTTINKVCASGMKAVTLGSQAIMCGQAKLVIAGGMESMSNVPYYLPKARFGYKYGDATLVDGLQKDGLQEVYHDFPMGNCAENTANKMKLSREAQDEYAIRSYQLAARAWKKGLFKNEVIPITLPSKGNSTYTVSEDEDFSKVNYEKIPQLRPVFLPEGTVTAANASNISDGASALLLVEKKTALSLNLPVVGKITAFADAAREPLWFTTAPSLAIPKALKIAGLKLNDIDFFEINEAFSAVALANQQLLQIPENKLNVYGGAVALGHPLGCSGSRIITTLLSILHQEDGNLGVAGICNGGGGASAIVIEKTQAINIL from the coding sequence ATGAAAGAGGTATATATCGTAGCAGCTGCAAGAACTCCCATCGGTGGATTTGGGGGAAAGCTATCTTCACTTTCAGCTAGTGAGTTGGGCAGTATTGCGATTAAATCTGTATTGGAGAAGAGTGGATTACAAAATTTCGAAGTGATAGATGAAGTATTGATGGGAAATGTGCTTTCTGCTAACCTAGGTCAAGCCCCGGCAAGGCAAGCTGCAATAAAAGCAGGGCTCCCCTCTTCAATCCCTTGTACCACAATTAACAAAGTATGTGCTTCTGGTATGAAGGCGGTCACGCTAGGTTCCCAAGCGATTATGTGCGGGCAAGCCAAATTGGTGATCGCCGGTGGAATGGAAAGCATGAGCAATGTCCCCTATTACCTACCTAAAGCCCGCTTTGGGTATAAATACGGAGATGCAACCTTGGTGGACGGGCTGCAGAAAGATGGCTTACAGGAAGTTTATCATGACTTCCCTATGGGGAATTGTGCTGAAAACACTGCCAACAAAATGAAATTAAGCCGTGAAGCGCAGGATGAATATGCTATTAGAAGTTATCAATTGGCAGCTCGAGCGTGGAAAAAAGGCTTGTTTAAAAACGAGGTAATCCCCATAACATTACCAAGTAAGGGAAATAGCACATATACTGTATCTGAGGACGAAGATTTCAGCAAGGTGAATTATGAGAAAATCCCTCAATTAAGACCGGTTTTTTTGCCTGAAGGAACTGTTACCGCTGCCAATGCATCAAATATAAGTGATGGTGCTTCCGCTTTATTACTTGTTGAGAAGAAAACTGCTTTATCTCTAAACCTTCCTGTTGTTGGAAAAATTACAGCTTTTGCAGATGCTGCAAGGGAGCCTTTGTGGTTTACCACAGCTCCATCACTGGCCATTCCTAAAGCTTTGAAAATTGCGGGTCTCAAATTAAACGACATTGATTTTTTTGAAATTAATGAAGCTTTTTCAGCGGTTGCATTGGCAAATCAGCAATTGCTACAAATCCCTGAAAATAAATTGAATGTTTATGGAGGAGCCGTGGCATTGGGACACCCTTTGGGCTGCTCAGGAAGTAGAATCATCACTACTCTTTTATCTATTTTGCATCAAGAGGATGGTAATTTAGGTGTTGCAGGGATATGCAACGGTGGTGGTGGAGCTTCAGCTATCGTGATAGAAAAAACACAGGCAATAAATATTTTATAG
- a CDS encoding ribonuclease Z — protein sequence MEARKTRKKNNPYKPLDFNITILGSNSAIPAHGRNQTSQLISWDGESFLIDCGESTQLQLRRFKIKYSKINHIFISHLHGDHYLGLMGLINTYSLNNRKLPLHLYGPKGLDEIITIQLKYSAGTLNFPLIFHPTLPQGKNKLVEIRDLTIYSFPLEHRIPCTGFSFEEKKQRVHLNKEMMAKFRPEVEEIHTLQAGKDVMDKTGNVLYKADDFCEVSSPRKYSYCSDTVFNLDLIPHIKGSDFLYHESTFMEDEKKRAKVTKHSTAKEAAIIAKEAEVKQLLLGHYSSRYSKLDLLLKEAKEIFDESTLSVEGCTYSIK from the coding sequence GTGGAAGCGAGAAAGACGAGGAAGAAGAATAACCCCTACAAGCCTTTGGATTTTAATATCACCATTCTAGGTTCCAATTCAGCCATTCCAGCACACGGAAGAAACCAAACATCTCAATTGATTTCCTGGGATGGTGAATCTTTTTTGATTGATTGTGGAGAATCAACACAACTTCAACTTCGAAGATTTAAAATAAAATACTCAAAAATCAATCATATTTTCATTTCCCATCTGCATGGTGACCATTATTTGGGATTGATGGGATTGATCAATACTTATAGTCTCAACAACAGAAAGCTGCCCTTGCACCTATATGGACCTAAGGGACTTGATGAAATTATCACCATTCAGCTAAAGTACTCTGCCGGCACGCTGAACTTTCCTTTAATTTTTCATCCAACTCTTCCGCAGGGAAAGAATAAATTAGTGGAAATCCGAGACCTGACCATTTACTCTTTTCCTCTGGAGCACAGAATACCTTGCACAGGATTTAGTTTTGAAGAAAAGAAACAAAGGGTACACCTCAATAAAGAGATGATGGCAAAATTTCGGCCTGAGGTAGAGGAGATCCACACCCTGCAAGCCGGAAAAGATGTTATGGACAAAACAGGCAATGTGCTGTATAAAGCAGATGATTTCTGTGAAGTATCTTCTCCAAGAAAGTACAGTTACTGTTCCGATACCGTTTTTAATTTAGACTTGATTCCTCACATCAAAGGATCAGATTTTCTCTACCATGAGTCTACCTTTATGGAGGATGAAAAAAAACGGGCAAAAGTCACCAAACATAGTACCGCCAAAGAAGCCGCAATTATTGCCAAGGAGGCAGAGGTGAAGCAATTGCTATTGGGGCATTATTCAAGTAGGTATTCCAAATTAGACTTACTGCTGAAAGAAGCCAAAGAAATATTTGATGAAAGCACATTGAGTGTCGAAGGCTGTACTTATTCTATCAAATAA
- a CDS encoding phosphoribosylaminoimidazolesuccinocarboxamide synthase: MNQGIKNTQFEFPGQLDFYKGKVRDVYIFDQVIAVVATDRISAFDVVLPKPIPYKGQVLNQIASYFLASTAEIVPNWVTSTPDPNVTIGKKCIPFKVEMVIRGYLAGHAWREYKAGKRSICGVALPDGLKENDQLPTPIITPTTKADQGHDEDISRENILSQGIVSEKDYLQLEQYTRELYQSGSEMARSKGLILVDTKYEFGKFEDKILLIDEIHTPDSSRYFYLDGYEKRQQEGLEQKQLSKEFVRQWLIENGFQGKEGQTIPEMTPEIIESISNRYIELYEHITGKTFQAANSKDASNRIKEAILANI; this comes from the coding sequence ATGAACCAAGGAATAAAAAATACACAATTCGAGTTTCCGGGACAGCTAGACTTTTATAAAGGAAAAGTAAGAGATGTCTATATATTTGATCAAGTAATTGCAGTAGTTGCTACTGACAGGATATCAGCCTTTGATGTGGTATTACCAAAACCTATACCCTATAAAGGGCAAGTCCTTAACCAAATTGCCTCATATTTTCTAGCATCTACGGCAGAGATTGTTCCCAACTGGGTCACCTCTACACCTGATCCCAATGTCACCATTGGAAAAAAATGTATTCCGTTTAAAGTTGAAATGGTAATTCGGGGTTACCTGGCAGGTCATGCATGGAGAGAGTATAAAGCCGGAAAAAGAAGTATTTGTGGGGTAGCTCTTCCTGATGGATTAAAGGAAAATGATCAACTACCAACACCGATCATTACCCCAACCACCAAAGCTGATCAAGGCCATGACGAGGATATTTCTAGAGAAAACATTTTAAGTCAAGGAATTGTCAGCGAAAAAGATTACTTGCAACTGGAACAATATACCCGAGAATTGTACCAGTCGGGGAGTGAAATGGCCAGAAGCAAAGGTTTGATACTGGTGGACACAAAATATGAGTTTGGGAAATTTGAAGACAAAATCCTTCTTATCGATGAGATTCACACCCCTGACTCTTCAAGGTATTTTTATCTGGATGGCTATGAAAAACGTCAACAAGAAGGTCTTGAACAGAAGCAATTGTCAAAAGAGTTTGTAAGGCAATGGCTGATCGAAAATGGCTTTCAGGGCAAGGAGGGGCAAACGATCCCTGAAATGACTCCTGAAATCATTGAATCCATTTCCAATAGGTACATTGAATTATATGAGCATATAACAGGCAAAACCTTCCAGGCGGCAAATAGTAAAGACGCCTCCAATAGAATAAAAGAAGCTATATTAGCAAATATTTAA
- a CDS encoding STAS domain-containing protein, with protein sequence MKYAVDKKEQFVVFTLLEEKLDSTLSPQLKSELLTVHAEGYKNLILDMESVKYADSSGLSALLVGNRAFNEVGGIFVLSSLQEHVIKLLKISMLDKVFKVVDDNEAAAEAIFIHEIESGSEKDEEEE encoded by the coding sequence ATGAAATACGCTGTAGATAAAAAAGAACAATTTGTTGTTTTCACCTTATTGGAAGAAAAGCTTGACAGTACACTTTCTCCTCAATTAAAATCTGAATTGCTTACCGTTCATGCTGAAGGGTACAAAAACTTAATTCTGGATATGGAAAGTGTAAAATATGCTGACTCTAGTGGCTTAAGTGCACTTCTGGTTGGGAATAGGGCTTTTAACGAAGTAGGTGGCATTTTTGTATTGTCCTCCCTCCAAGAACATGTCATTAAATTATTGAAAATTTCTATGCTAGATAAAGTTTTTAAAGTAGTGGATGATAATGAGGCAGCTGCAGAAGCTATATTCATTCATGAAATAGAAAGTGGAAGCGAGAAAGACGAGGAAGAAGAATAA